A genomic segment from Garra rufa chromosome 5, GarRuf1.0, whole genome shotgun sequence encodes:
- the LOC141334331 gene encoding target of rapamycin complex 2 subunit MAPKAP1-like, with protein sequence MAFLDNPAIILAHIRQSHVTSDDTGMCEMVLIDHDVDLEKCHSSAASAGGGSSGGSLGDGSAGGDGQTCDLSQSVDITSSWDFGIRRRSNTGK encoded by the coding sequence ATGGCTTTCCTCGACAACCCAGCCATCATCCTGGCCCACATCCGGCAGTCGCACGTGACCAGCGATGACACCGGGATGTGCGAGATGGTCCTGATCGACCACGACGTGGATCTGGAGAAGTGCCACTCGTCTGCGGCGTCCGCTGGCGGAGGCTCATCCGGTGGTTCGCTTGGAGACGGCAGCGCTGGAGGAGACGGGCAGACCTGCGATCTCTCTCAGTCTGTCGACATCACCTCCAGCTGGGACTTTGGCATCCGACGGCGCTCCAACACAGGCAAGTAG